A genomic stretch from Aedes albopictus strain Foshan chromosome 2, AalbF5, whole genome shotgun sequence includes:
- the LOC115258770 gene encoding uncharacterized protein LOC115258770 — protein MDPQEGPSSGKRKRSEGKRTLQQIASEFIFMDGAAAHCRIEPASKCHYVQATRDIGNYIRHFRLKHPEAANNAGLFKEGEAPERKPRVIPKSPIAIDGRLVLEAVLKLVAYHNLPLACVEWEGFKLLLDPLAAALAISLSRNGLKTHLKSTSDRIREAIANEMRYKLISVKIDSASRLNRHVLGINVQYALNGKVVIRTIGMIEIKERQTAGFLKAKILEVLGSYDVSIEQFFSITVDNGVTNDNWIFIEHYVQAFKPLYVCTKKLQEKHVSLPDFYLYWLKAISELSNFPSNPFAPQLIKSLTRRLEALKTSRAFQMALYLDPRFNFLNSKFFKVEEKLAIQGYIIDTYERIQKLKPMNGTDDAEQSGTSQHSQFDDFLTEMLGGSLDDSTTSDTTTFIQQVKALDGEPRQGFSHNVWEYWMRRQKTHPELFAVAMVVLAAPSNQVSVERAFSGLALVLSPHRAGLGSEVLEDILLIKLNRDIFEQIMPSYEWKEFTSAS, from the exons ATGGATCCTCAGGAAGGACCCTCTTCCGGAAAAAGGAAGCGTAGTGAAG GAAAGCGAACGCTACAGCAAATTGCTTCGGAGTTCATTTTCATGGATGGTGCCGCCGCACATTGCCGGATTGAACCTGCGTCCAAATGCCACTACGTTCAGGCTACGCGCGACATTGGGAACTACATCCGTCACTTCCGGTTGAAGCACCCCGAAGCCGCAAATAACGCAGGATTATTTAAAGAGGGGGAAGCTCCCGAAAGAAAACCTCGTGTAATCCCAAAATCACCGATTGCCATAGATGGTCGCTTGGTACTCGAAGCCGTTCTGAAGCTGGTGGCGTATCATAACCTCCCATTGGCTTGCGTTGAATGGGAAGGGTTCAAACTATTACTCGATCCCCTTGCAGCTGCCCTCGCCATCTCCCTAAGTCGCAACGGCTTAAAGACACACCTTAAGTCGACATCAGATCGTATCCGCGAAGCCATAGCGAACGAAATGCGGTATAAACTAATATCGGTCAAAATAGATTCCGCGTCAAGATTGAACCGTCATGTTCTCGGCATAAACGTTCAATACGCTTTGAACGGAAAAGTGGTTATTCGTACCATCG GAATGATCGAGATAAAGGAACGCCAGACAGCAGGGTTTCTCAAGGCAAAGATATTGGAAGTTCTGGGATCATACGACGTATCcattgaacaatttttttcaataaCTGTGGACAACGGGG TGACAAACGATAACTGGATCTTCATTGAACATTATGTACAAGCCTTCAAGCCATTGTACGTATGCACGAAAAAGCTTCAGGAAAAACACGTTTCTTTACCCGATTTCTACCTGTACTGGCTTAAGGCTATAAGCGAATTGAGTAATTTCCCATCGAATCCCTTTGCGCCACAACTGATCAAGTCCCTAACACGACGCCTGGAGGCACTTAAAACATCTCGTGCATTTCAAATGGCTCTGTATCTCGACCCACGGTTCAACTTTCTGAATTCTAAATTCTTCAAAGTCGAAGAAAAACTTGCGATACAG GGATACATCATTGATACCTATGAGCGGATTCAAAAGTTGAAGCCCATGAATGGAACTGACGATGCCGAGCAAAGCGGAACCTCTCAGCACAGTCAGTTTGACGATTTCCTCACTGAAATGCTTGGAGGTTCGTTGGACGACTCCACCACCAGCGACACAACCACGTTCATTCAGCAAGTAAAAGCTCTTGATGGGGAACCTCGCCAGGGATTCAGCCACAATGTTTGGGAGTACTGGATGCGACGTCAGAAGACCCATCCTGAGTTGTTTGCAGTGGCAATGGTCGTTTTGGCTGCTCCTTCCAATCAGGTCTCCGTGGAGCGTGCATTTTCTGGCCTGGCGTTGGTACTCTCACCTCATCGAGCGGGCCTTGGATCGGAGGTATTAGAAGATATTCTGCTGATCAAATTGAATCGCGACATATTCGAGCAAATTATGCCATCGTATGAGTGGAAGGAATTTACCAGCGCGTCGTAG